In the genome of Zobellia nedashkovskayae, the window GTTCTTCCTCCCTATCTTCGGTGTCTTTAGATCTATAACGAAATTTTAATAAGACTTTAAAACCATCTTTAGAATAGACTGGTCTAAGAAAGATATTTTTAAGATTAGGTTTCCCAATAGTCTTTGCCATAGTTAATTTGGCAAAGCTGCCTTCTTCAACACTTTCTTTTACCTGATTCCAGAATTGAACAAATACATCTTGATAAGGCATAAACTATAAAGTATTAAGGTGATTTTTTTAGTGGTTCAAAAATAATACTATTTATTCAATTCGTAATCGCTTGTCAATTGGCTCTATGCTAAATCCTCACGAGATAAAAAGCCTTTGTTCAATTCTTTGAAACCTAAAAAAAGGACGATTTAAAAACCGCCCTTTTCAAGTTTTATGTCATAAATTAACTTACACCCGCACGATACCCATATCGCCTAAGTCCAAAGGAATTTTCGTTCCTCCCTCTTTAATCGATTTATAAATGGCCTCCACAATAATCATATCTCGTTTGCCCATTTCACCAGGAGCATAGTTTGTTGTTCCTAACATAATGTGCTTTGCAAAATCATCCATCTGGAGCTTTTGCATACTTTGATGAGGGAACTTTATTTCATTTCCGTCTGATGTACGTCCGCTTAAAGGTCCATAACTGTGGCATGGGTTTAGCTCTGCCCATCCTTTTTCAAAAGAAACAAAAAGTCGGTTTGCATTGGCGTTATGCGAAGTATACAAATTACCTACTACGCCATTTGGGAATTCCATCTGGGCGGTAATAGTTTCATCCGTATCTTTAAAATACTCAGGTCTTGAACTAAATTCCTGAGCAGAAACCGAAATAGGATTTTGCCCAGTTCCGTATATATTACTCTGTATAGAATATACGCCCATATTCATTAAAGCGCCACCTCCGGAAAGTGCATGGTTCAATCTCCACTGGTCTGGGTTTCCTCCAGATATATATCCCGCATCAGAAGATACGTAACGTACATCTCCATAAGGCTTCTCTTTTACCAAGCGCTTAATTTCTTTGGTATATGGGTCAGATTGCATGCGGTAACCCACAGCCAATTTTACACCAGCTTCGTTACACGCATGAATTATAGAATCGCATTCTTCTACACTCACTGCCATTGGTTTTTCGCAGATTACATGTTTACCGGCTTTTGCCGCACGAATACAAAACTCTGCATGCATGCTATTCGGAAGCACTACGTAAACAATATCAATATCCTTGTTTTTAGCAATGGAATCAAAGTTCTCATAGTTGTACACATTCTTTTTAGGTATGTTGTACTTCTCCATCCACTCCTTTTCTTTTGCCGGAGTTCCTGTAACAATTCCTGCCAAATAACAATTTTCTGCATCTTGTAATCCTGGTGCCAATTGTCCGCTACTATAGCCACCCAACCCAACGAGCGCTATACCCAGTTTCTTTTTATCTTTTCCTGAAGAAAATCCATATCCCAAACCAATACTGCCCAAAAGAGCAGTCCCGGTTATACCTTGTGATAGTTTTGTATTAAAGCTTCTTCTTGATATATTTTTCATTGTGTGTTCCTTTAAAAATTTCCTCTCCTAAAATACATATAAATTAGATTCCTCTTCTTACATCCTTTAAAATCGACTTCAAAATAGTAGCTGATTTGTAACTTTTATGCTAAAACCTATACATATAAGTAAACTACCTCGTGGCAAGCCCACAAGGCATTAGAAGGAATACACTTTGATTTCGAAGAAAGTCTCGGAGCATTTAATCTCGATTATCGAGTAAAACTAAATTATGGCAGGTGAAGGATTCATGGCGCATGCCATAAGCAGTTTAAAGCAAAATAGGGCTCTTCTTAAGAAACGTAAATTCAAAGACTTACGAGAACTTTATAAAAATGGAGTAAGTAAAACCGAGGTTGAATTTAAAAAGCTAGATGCTAAAGAATGGGCCGTGCTTAAGCAAAGCATTAAAAAACAGCATCAAAATAATCTCCGTATTGAACTAATGATATATATCTTATCATTGGTAATAACATTTTGTATTCTCTACTATATATATTGGTTCATCGTTAATTAACGACTGCTCAATTAATTTTTATCTTTCCGGTTGAAAGGCTACCTTTATAAACAGTTAATCTTCAAAATTAATGGCGGCAAAACCTTCTAAATCTCTTAAGAATTTATCTATAATTCACCTTGCACTTGTAGGTGCCATCCTTGCCTTTGGGGTTTTTAAATTTGTTAGTAACGGCACTTTCATAGCCAATGCAGACCCCAATGATATCTTCATTTACGTGATACCCGTAGTGGCTGCTTTTGGTTACTTTATGAGTCAATTTATGTTTAAAAAGCAATTACTAGCCATAGATAGAATAGATACCCTAACGTTAAAATTGGCCAAATACCAAGCTGCTTCTATTGTAAAATACGCGTTTATAGAAGGTCCTGCCTTTCTTGCCATAATTGCATATGGTTTTAATGGCAATGCCCTTTTCTTGGTTATTGCAATTTTCTTGGTGGTGTATCTTTTTATGCAAAAACCGAATCAAAAAAAGTTTATGGAAGATGTGCCCTTGACCATAGAAGACAAAAAAGAATTTAAGAACACCAATATATAATTACCAAAGAGAATGAAAATTAAACCAACATTACTTGCTTTATTAATGGGACTAGGAATAATTAATGGAATAAAGGGACAGGATTGGCCAAATTTAAGTCAGTTTCAAGAGGACAACGCCAAGCTGGCAAAACCAACCGCTAATGAAAACCGGGTCGTTTTTATGGGGAATTCCATTACTATTGGATGGATTAATTCCCGACCGGAGTTTTTTGCAGACAAGCCCTATGTGAACCGAGGAATCAGCGGACAGACTACACCGCAAATGCTTGTTCGTTTTAGACCAGACGTCATTAACCTTGAGCCTAAGGTAGTGGTCTTATTGGCGGGTACCAATGACATAGCCGGAAACACGGGGCCGTCAACCTTAG includes:
- a CDS encoding Gfo/Idh/MocA family protein yields the protein MKNISRRSFNTKLSQGITGTALLGSIGLGYGFSSGKDKKKLGIALVGLGGYSSGQLAPGLQDAENCYLAGIVTGTPAKEKEWMEKYNIPKKNVYNYENFDSIAKNKDIDIVYVVLPNSMHAEFCIRAAKAGKHVICEKPMAVSVEECDSIIHACNEAGVKLAVGYRMQSDPYTKEIKRLVKEKPYGDVRYVSSDAGYISGGNPDQWRLNHALSGGGALMNMGVYSIQSNIYGTGQNPISVSAQEFSSRPEYFKDTDETITAQMEFPNGVVGNLYTSHNANANRLFVSFEKGWAELNPCHSYGPLSGRTSDGNEIKFPHQSMQKLQMDDFAKHIMLGTTNYAPGEMGKRDMIIVEAIYKSIKEGGTKIPLDLGDMGIVRV
- a CDS encoding SGNH/GDSL hydrolase family protein — translated: MKIKPTLLALLMGLGIINGIKGQDWPNLSQFQEDNAKLAKPTANENRVVFMGNSITIGWINSRPEFFADKPYVNRGISGQTTPQMLVRFRPDVINLEPKVVVLLAGTNDIAGNTGPSTLEMIMDNIKSMADIATANDIKVILSSTLPAYKYPWKPEMQPAQKIVDLNKMIKAYAEEKGHIYLDYFSTMADERNGLPKKYANDGVHPTVEGYKIMEPLVEKAIAEALQN